CTGCTCGGGCGTATTCGTAGAGCGGCTTGCCCTGGTGCTTCAGTGCGCTGTACATCGGCGGGACCTGGACGATCTCGCCCCGAAACCGTGCCAGCGCATTCAGGAGCCGCGGCTCGTCGAGGTCGACGGGTTTCGTCGAAACGACGTCCCCTTCGAGGTCCCCGGTCGTCGTCGTCACGCCGAACCGCACGTCGGCGACGTACGCCTTGTCGGCGTCGAGCAGCGAGTGCGCGAACTTGGTCGCCTCGCCGAAAGCGAGCGGCAGGAGCCCGGTCGCCATCGGATCGAGCGTCCCGGTGTGGCCGGCTTTGGCCGCGCCGAACAGGCGCTTGGCGCGGCTGACCGCACCCTGCGAGGTGATGCCGGGCGGCTTGTCGAGGAGGAGAACGCCGTCGAGCTTGCGCCGCTCCTTCTTGGCGCTCACTTAGTCCTAGGCTTGGGATCGCTCGCGACCGCCTCGTCGATGAGGCGCGAGAGCTTCATGCCGCGCTCGACCGAGGCGTCGTACTTGAAGTCGAGCGTGGGCACGGTGCGAAGCTGCATGCGTTGCGCGAGCTGAGTGCGCAGGAACCCGGCCGCGCGTTTCAGGCCCTGCGTCGTCTCGTCGACCTTGCTCGCGTCGCCGAGGATCGTGAAGAAGACCTTGGCGTGCGACTGGTCCTGGCTCACCTCGACGTCGGTGATCGTGATGAAGCCGCTCACGCGCGGGTCCTTGAGCCCGGTGCGGATCACCTCCGCGAGCTCGCGCTGGATCTGCTCGGCGATGCGCCGGGTGCGCGGATAGTCTTTCGGCATTACAGCGTGCGCGCGACCTCCACGACCTCGTACACCTCGAGCTGGTCGCCGACCTTCAGGTCGTTGTAGCCCTTCAACCCCAGGCCGCACTCGAAGCCCGCCTTGACCTCGCGCACGTCGTCCTTGAAGCGCTTGAGCGAATCGAGCTCGCCGTCGTGGATGACCACGTTCTCGCGCAGCAGGCGGATCTTCGCCCCGCGCTTGATGAGGCCTTCGGTGACGTAGCAGCCGGCCACCGTGCCGACCTTGGAGATCTTGAACACCTGGCGGATCTCGACGAGGCCGAGCGTGTTCTCCTTGCGCTCCGGCGCGAGCATGCCGGACAGCGCCGCTTTCACCTCATCCACCGCTTCGTAGATGATGTTGTAGTAGCGGATGTCCACACCGGCCGACTCGGCGAGCTTCCTCGCCGCGGCGTCGGCGCGCGTGTTGAAGCCGATCACCACCGCCTTCGACGCGAGCGCGAGGTTGATGTCGGACTCGGTGATACCG
This genomic stretch from Burkholderiales bacterium harbors:
- the rbfA gene encoding 30S ribosome-binding factor RbfA, giving the protein MPKDYPRTRRIAEQIQRELAEVIRTGLKDPRVSGFITITDVEVSQDQSHAKVFFTILGDASKVDETTQGLKRAAGFLRTQLAQRMQLRTVPTLDFKYDASVERGMKLSRLIDEAVASDPKPRTK